The genomic window GCGGTCGGACTGCCCAGGCGCCAGCAGCGGCCGGTAGATGTCGGTGACGAAGGAGGCCGAGAGCGACCCGAGCGGCGAGTCGATCGAGGCCAGCACGATGGCCGTGAGCATGACGCCGCGCAGAAGCTCGGGCATCGCCGTGCGGATGAAGAACGGGAAGATCTCGTCCGGCCGCGGCAGCGCCCCCGACGGCTGCTGCGCATAGTACGTGAAGAGGCCCGCGCCGATGGCCAGGTAGAGCGAGAGCGTCACCAGCGTGCCGATCGGCGTGAGCGCCAGCGTGCGCTGGCTCTCGCCCCGCGTCTCGACGGTCAATAGGCGCTGCATGAGGTCGTGGTCCGTGCCGAAGGCGGCCATGGACCCGATGAAGCCGTTGAGGATCGCCAGCCAGAAGATGTTCGGGTCCGTCAGCACCCGACGCCAGAAATCGCCCGCGCCCGGCACGGGTCCCCAGTTGATCACGCTCAGCCGTCCCGCCTCCGCCGCCGTCCCGAGCATGGCGCCGAGCCCGCCGTCGATGCGCCAGGCGAGAAAGGCCACGGTCAAGGCGCCGCCCACGAGGAAGGCGCAGGCCTGAAAGACATTGGTCCAGACCACGGCCTTCACGCCGCCCAGCGCGATGTAGGTGATGGACACCACCGTGAAGAGCGCGATCGTCGTCCAGAGCGGCCAACCCACGAGCACCGCGACGGCCAGGGCGGCGGCCATGAGCCGTACCCCCGACCCCAGGAGGCGCGTGATGAAGAAGAAGACCGAGCCCGTCACCTGGCTGGCCTGGCCGAAGCGGTAGAGCAGGAACTCGTAGATCGTCGTGCAGTCGTAGCGGTAGAAGGCTGGGATGAAGAGGTAGGCGACGGCGAGCTTGGCGAGGCTCGAGCCCACGAAGAATTGCCCGTATTCCCAGTTTTCGCTGTAGGCGGTGGCCGGCACCGCGATGATGGTGACGGCGCTGATCTCGGTGGCGAGGAAGGAGAGGCACGCGGCCCACCAGGGGATGCGGCGGCGGGCGAGGAAGAAGTCCGCTGTCCCCCGCTGCTCGCGGCTGAACGCGACGCCGATGGCGACGAGGAAAGCCAGCGACGCCGCCAAGATGGCGAAGTCGGGCCAGGTGAGCGCGGATCCCGCGGGCTCGGCCATGGACTCGCGCCATTATGGCTCAAGCCCGCGGGATCCCCGCGGGATCCCCGCGGGATCGTGAAAGACTAGGAGCCGACCTTCTGGCGGAGCTGCTTGAGCAGGTCGGCGAAAGAGCCGCGCTGGAGGATGCGGTTGAACTGGGCCTTATAGCTGCCCACGAGGCTGATGCCCTCGACGTAGATGTCGTAGACGGCCCAGCGGCTGTCCGCGCGGTACAGCCGGTACTCGAGCCCGATATCGGAGCCCTTCGGCGTCACCACGCGGGACTGCACCGAGGCTTCGTCGCCGTCGATCTTCTCGCTGACATACGTAATGGGCTCGCCCGCGTACTGCTCGATCCTGCTCAGGTACGCGTTGGCGATGAGGGTGCTGAAGAGACGGATGAACTCCTGCTGCTG from Candidatus Rokuibacteriota bacterium includes these protein-coding regions:
- a CDS encoding ABC transporter substrate-binding protein; the encoded protein is MLNIMMAVLLAAAGTATAAGPTETVQTAVQQVFSSQGGPAVKTLSTAERRADVRKITETLFDFTDMSERSLGSAWTQASPAQQQEFIRLFSTLIANAYLSRIEQYAGEPITYVSEKIDGDEASVQSRVVTPKGSDIGLEYRLYRADSRWAVYDIYVEGISLVGSYKAQFNRILQRGSFADLLKQLRQKVGS